Below is a window of Acidobacteriota bacterium DNA.
GCGGAATCCCCGGGGAGCGGACGCGTGGTGGTGGAAAAACCTCCCTCCGTCGGCACGCCGGCCTACAGGGCGGGCATCCAGGTCGGCGACGTGATCTCCAAGATCCGAGGCGAATCGATCGAGGACTGGGACCTTCTGGAAGAGGTCATCCCCAACCTGAAGGGGCCCAAGGGGACCACGGTCCAGATCACCATCGAGCGTCCCGGAGTCCCGGAACCGATCGAAATGACCGTGGAACGGGACGAGATCCCCATGTACACGATCGAGTTTGCGTTCTACCTCCCGAACGAGATCGGCTATGTGAAGATCAAGAAGTTCTCCGAGACCACGGGTGAGGAACTGAACGAAGCGCTGAAGCGGCTGGACGAATCCAGGCTCCAGGCCTTGATCCTGGATCTGCGCGACAATCCCGGCGGCGCCCTCAACCAGGCGATCCAGGTTGCCGACCGGTTTCTCTCCAAGGGACAACTGGTGGTCCGGACTCGAATGCGAAAGGGAAGAGGCCACGAGTACGTGGCGCCCAAGGGTCGCGATCATGTCTATCCCATGGTCGTCCTCATCGACCGCAACAGCGCCAGCGCCAGCGAAATCGTGGCCGGCGCGCTCCAGGACCACGACCGCGCCCTGATCGTGGGCGAGACCAGCTTCGGCAAGGCCCTGGTCCAGACCATCTATCCATTGGAGCAGAACCGGGGCCTGGCCCTGACCACCGGCAAGTACTACACCCCGAGCGACCGGCTCATCCAGCGCAGCTATTCGGACAGCTTTTACGAGTACTTTTCGGGCCGGCGCGATAGTTCTTCGTCGGAACGGACCGAGCACAAGACCGACAGCGGGAGGCCCGTCTACGGTGGAGGCGGCATCACTCCGGATGAGGAGGTTTCCCGGCCGGCGCATCCCAAGATCGTGCGTCAACTGGGCCTCAAGGGCATTTTCCGTCAGTTCGTGGAAAAGCTGTCCCAGGGGGATCTCGATCCCAAATATCGTTTCCCCAGGCAGTTGGAACGCTGGAACGATCTTGCGGAAGCGGAGAAAGACCGGCTTCGGCAGCAGCACCGGGTGACCGACAAGATTCTCAACCGTTTCCGGCAATATCTCGACGACGAGAAGATCGTCTACAATCACGCCGATTTCGACGACAACCGGCAACTGATCAAGACCCTTCTGGAACAGCAGCTCATGACTCGGGTTCTGAGTGAGGAAGAAGGCCAGAGGGTCCGATTGAGCATCGACAAGATGCTGCGAAGGGCCATCGAGCTCCTTCCCCGGGCGAAATCTCTCTTCGACAACGTCGTCGCCCTCAAGCAGAGCGATACCTAGAGATCGAAATGGCTCGGCCGGAAGCTGGAACAGACCGGGAATGGTTTTCTGCGCGGAGTTTTGAGCCCTCCCTCCGGCAGGGGCGCGCATTTCGACGATACTTGATCCGGAACGTTGCTGCCCTGGCCGCCGTGGCCCTGCTTTCCGGCTGTAGTTCCCAGCGTCGAGTCACCCTTCCCGATCCCACCGGCAGTTCACCGGTAGCCGCAGATCGCCCGGCCGCCCATACCGCAGACGAGGCGCCGGAGCCGGATCCGGAGATCCAACGGAAGCTGGCCGAGAATCGCGTGAGGGAGCGGATCCAGTCTTCCAGGGAGCTCTACCGGGAGGGAGAGTCGCTGTTC
It encodes the following:
- a CDS encoding S41 family peptidase, producing MDYSGDRSNKGLGIFLVLAILVVTLLGGWLGEKVSAGAPLEEDTHRLLKAFTATLDRIHSDYAREVDGDRLIESSIRGLLRSLDPHSSFFSRADYSKLQEEQKGKYYGLGISIKAESPGSGRVVVEKPPSVGTPAYRAGIQVGDVISKIRGESIEDWDLLEEVIPNLKGPKGTTVQITIERPGVPEPIEMTVERDEIPMYTIEFAFYLPNEIGYVKIKKFSETTGEELNEALKRLDESRLQALILDLRDNPGGALNQAIQVADRFLSKGQLVVRTRMRKGRGHEYVAPKGRDHVYPMVVLIDRNSASASEIVAGALQDHDRALIVGETSFGKALVQTIYPLEQNRGLALTTGKYYTPSDRLIQRSYSDSFYEYFSGRRDSSSSERTEHKTDSGRPVYGGGGITPDEEVSRPAHPKIVRQLGLKGIFRQFVEKLSQGDLDPKYRFPRQLERWNDLAEAEKDRLRQQHRVTDKILNRFRQYLDDEKIVYNHADFDDNRQLIKTLLEQQLMTRVLSEEEGQRVRLSIDKMLRRAIELLPRAKSLFDNVVALKQSDT